The region CGGCCAAAGGCAGGCCGACGATTGCAGTGAATGAGCCGCTGATCCATGGGATAAGCGCGCCAGCGGGGCCTTGGATCCCATAGCCACCCGCTTTGCCGCGCCAATCGCCGGTGGCGAGGTAGCGGCGGATTTCCGGCTCGGAAAGGGGTTTCATCTTTACGGTGCTTTGGACATCGCGTTGCCAAAGCTTTTCGCCGCGCTTTACGGCGACGGCCGTTACGACCTTATGACGGCGGCCGGACATGAGCCGCAAGAACGCCTCTGCCTCGGCCTCATTCTCAGGCTTGCCCAAGATACGCCGCCCAAGCGCCACGGTGGTATCGGCGCAGAGCACGATATCATCCGTCTCAGCAGGCACAGCCGCCACCTTCTCACGGGCCATGCGGGCGCAATAGGGGCGCGGCAGTTCGGCCTTGTGGGGGGTCTCGTCAATGTCGGGGGCGCGGATGGCATCGGGGACCACACCGATCTGGGCCAAAAGCTCCAACCGGCGCGGTGATCCTGATCCGAGAATGAACTGCATCTTATAGGCCTCTTTGCCTGAGGCCGGCAGCCCGGTCGGGGCCGCGCACGGCCCCGCCTGCGCCGCGCAACGCGCGTACGCGGTGCCGCTTACTTGAAGCGATAGTTGATCCGACCCTTGGTCAAATCATAGGGTGTCATTTCCACCTGAACTTTGTCGCCAGCCAGAACACGGATGCGGTTTTTCCGCATCTTGCCTGCCGTATGCGCGATGATCTCATGGCCGTTTTCCAGCTCGACCCGAAACGTCGCGTTAGGCAGGAGTTCCTTCACGACACCGGGAAATTCGAGCGTATCTTCCTTGGCCATGGTCTCTCCTTGAGCACAATACCCTCCAATTTGAGGGCGCAGGCTTAAATGGGCGCATTTTGCCGCTTTTTCAAGGGGGATTCAGCGCAAAGCGACGTTTATCGCCGTTCCGTCGCGGCCAAGCTGATCCTGCCAGTCCCTGCGGTTCAGCACGATGCCATCGGCGCGCACCTCAGCGACCTGTGCCATATCGGCTTCTGCCACGGTCCAGCCGGGGGCATTGACCTCTCGCACGCCCAAGATACCCGTGGGCGGAAAGCCTCGGTCGGGCGGGCAGAAAATCCCGCCTGCGCCGTAGGATTGACCCAAAGCATCGGACCAATCCGCCGCGCCAACGACTGATGACATCGCGGTGATGCACTGATTCTCCAGCGCGCGGGCCATGGAGCCGATGCGCACGCGCCAATACCCCGCCAGCGTTTCGGTCACGCTTGGCACGCAGATCACGTCGCAATCCGCCAGCGCGCGGCCCAGCAGGGGGAATTCGCTGTCATAACAGATCAAAATGCCGATCTTGCCGATGGCCGTCTCGAAAACCTGAAGCGCATTGCCTCCAATCACACCCCACTCTTCACGCTCAAAACGGGTCATGATCTGCTTGTCCTGCATCCCCACCTGCCCCGAGGGCGTGATCAGCCGCGCGCGGTTGACCGAACGACTGTCGGTCGCCGCAGGACCAGAGCCTGCCACAATATGCACGTTATGCTCAGCCGCGAGCCTTACATGCAGCCGGTCCGCCTCATCCAGCTTTTCGGAAACCGAAAATAGCGACCGCTCCAAATTGGCAGCAACCTCTGGCCCGTCCAGTGTGGCCAATTCCATTGCGGCATATTCGGGGAAAACCAGCAGTTCCGCCCCCTGCACTGCCGCATCGGCGACCCAACGGGCCAGTTTGTCTTCGTATTGCCCCCAAGACGTCAAAACATCGAGCGGATAGGCGGCTGTAGCGATTTTCATCTGAAGGGCTCCGGGGGGCTGCTTTCTGCGCAGTCTGCGCGGCTTTTTCGGAGGCTTCAAGGGGAGGCTAAATGGATCAGATGGCGGCTTGCATAGTTTCGCCATCGCGAATTCTGAGGTGCCACTTTCACGGGCAAATGCTTGACCTAAGCCGCCCATGGTTTCACAAGTTCCGAAAGAGATGGGACCACATGCTGAACAAAGGGATCACCCTTCGGGGCATCGAAGTGTTTGAGGCGCTGGCGCGCAGCGGATCGGTGGCGCAGGCCGCACAGGCCACGGGGCTCAGCCAACCCGCCGTCAGCCAACAGATGCGCAACCTTGAAGCCGCCATCGGCGCGGAACTGGTCGATCACTCGCGCCGCCCGATGCGTCTGACCCAAGCCGGGCAGATGTTCCTACGCCGCGCCGAACAGGCGCTGTCGGAGTTGCGACAGGCACAGAGCGAAGTCACGGTGATGGATCTGGCCCACCTTGAGGCGCTAAATCTCGGCGTGATCGATGATTTCGACGATGATCTAACCCCACGCCTTGCCACCATCCTTGGCGACAGCCTGACCGGATGCCGCTTTCGCATGATTACCGCAGGCAGCAACGAAATGGCCGCAGCCCTGCGCGACAAAAGCCTGCATATGGCGCTATCGGCGCAGATCGACAGCGCCCTCGACGCGGTCCTAGAGTATCCGCTGGCCCGCGACCCCTTCATCCTCGTAACCCCTGCCGAAGTGCCCCATGCCCCCGTTGCCCTGCTGGCAGGCGACACCGACCTGCCGTTCCTGCGCTATGCCGCCGACCAGTTAATTGCGCGTCAAATCGAAGCCCATCTCACCGCCCAAGGCCACAGCCTGCCCGCACGGTTCGAGATCGGCAGCCATCTTGCGCTGATGGCTATGGTGGCACGGGGAATCGGCTGGGCCATCACCACGCCCTTGGGCTACATGCGTGCGGTGCGCTTTCATGCGAAGCTCGCCGCGCACCCCCTGCCTGCCCCGGTGCCTGCGCGGACCATCTCACTTTTCGCCGGAGCCGAATGGTCCGGCCCGGTACCGCGCGACATCGCACAGACCGTGCGGCAACTGATGCAGACCCATATGATCGCCCCCGCCATTGCAGAACTGCCGTGGCTGGCTGAGGGGTTTCACCTGCTTGAAGACCACAACCGGATCGGAGAATAACAGCCATGACCAAGATCGTGATCCTTACCGGCGCGGGCATCTCTGCCGAAAGTGGGATTGAGACCTTCCGCGCCTCCGATGGCCTTTGGGCGCAGCACCGGGTCGAAGACGTCGCCACGCCCGAAGGCTTTGCCCGCAATCCCAAACTGGTGGTCGATTTTTACAATGCCCGCCGCGCGCAGGCAGCTGAGGTTTCGCCCAACGCCGCACATCAAGCACTGGCGCGTTTGGAGGCCGAGCTTAACGGGGAGGTCGTGGTTATTACCCAGAATGTCGATGACCTGCACGAACAGGGCGGCTCGCAAAAAGTAATGCACATGCATGGCGCGCTCAAAGGCGCGCTCTGCGCCGCTTGTGATCACCGCTGGCCTGCGCCCATGGTGATGGCACCGGGCGATGCCTGCCCCGCCTGCAGCGCCTCTGCCGCGCGGCCAGATATCGTCTGGTTCGGCGAGATGCCCTATGAGATGGATGTGCTCTTCGATCATCTGGCCGAGGCGGATGTCTTTGCTGCCATCGGCACCTCAGGCAATGTTTACCCCGCCGCCGGATTTGTCGCCGAAGCCCGCCGCGCCGGGGCGCATACGATTGAATTCAATCTCGAACGCTCCGCCGTCGGCAATCAGTTCGCGGAACATCGCATCGGTCCTGCCAGTCAGACGGTGCCCGAATGGGTAGAAGAGGTCTTGGGCGCGCACCGATAGACCACGGCGCGCGGGAGCGGCTCAGCGCGGTTCGCTGCGCAGCCCTTTGTAGATCGTGTAGCACATCACTAGCATCAGAATGGCGAAAGGTACCCCCGTTGCCGTGACCCCGGCTTGCAGGGCCGACAGCCCACCGCCGATCAAAAGCACGATGGCGATCAACCCCTCGACGATGCACCAGAAGATCCGTTGCGGCACCGGCGCGTCGATCTTGCCACCTGCCGTGATCGTATCGACGACAAGCGATCCTGAATCCGACGAGGTGACAAAAAACACCAGCGCCAGAAGAATTGCTATGGTCGATGCGGTCTTGGTAAAGGGCAGCTCATTCAACATCCCGAAAAGCGACAGTTCAGGCGAATAGCTGTCGATCACATTGGCCTTCACCAGCGAGGTTTCAGGGCTGGTGAGGATCTGGTCAATCGCGATCCCGCCAAAGACCCCCATCCAGATAAAGATGATCAACGAGGGGATCAGCAGCACGCAGATGATGAATTCCCGAACCGTGCGCCCGCGCGAGACCCGCGCAATGAACATGCCCACGAAAGGCGCCCAGGAAACCCACCACGCCCAATAGAACGCCGTCCACCCTTCGCGGTAGGCGTCGTCATCGCGGCCAAAGGGGTTGGAAAGCGGAATGATCTCTTGCGAATAGGCCACCAGACCGGTCCAGAAACCATCCAGCCCCACCAGCGTCGGGCCGACGAAGAGCACGAAGAGGAAAAACAGGATCGCCACGACCATGTTTACCTCCGACAGGATCTTCACCCCGCCGTCCAAACCCCGCCAGACCGACACCAGCGCCACGGCAGTCACCAAGAAGATGATGATCACCTGCACGTTGGTTGAAATCTCAAGCCCGAAGGCGAAGTTGAACCCTGCATTGGCCTGCTGTGCACCTAAGCCCAGCGATGTTGCCAGACCAAAAAGCGTCGCAAATACGGCGAGAATATCAATGAAGTGCCCCGGCCAGCCCCAGACACGATCACCCAAAATCGGATAGAAACACGACCGGATCGAGAAGGGCAGACCCTTGTTATAGGTGAACAAAGCCAGTGCCAGCGCCATGATTGCATAAACAGCCCAGCCGTGCAGACCCCAGTGATAGAATGTCGCGGCAAGTCCCATGGCACGCGCTGCCTCAACGTTTTCCGGAATGATCGAACCATCTTCTGCAATCGGCAGCGGCACCCCCAGCGGGCCAGAAACGTTCATATGATAGACCGGCTCGAGCACACCAAAGAACAACAGACCGATGCCCATGCCAGCTGCGAAAAGCATGGCAAACCACGCGGGGTAGGAATATTCCGGCACAGCATCTCGACCGCCGAGCCTGACTTTAGCGACAGGCAAGAAGATCAACGCGATACAGAAGATAACGAAGATATTCACGATGATCATGAAAAGCCAATCGAGCTTGCTGGTGGCAAAATCCCGAACAGCGAGAAAGATCTCCCCAGCCTGATCCGGAAACAGCATCGTGAGCACCACGAAGGCCACCGCCGTCAATCCCGATACCATGAAAACCGGGTTGTGGATGTCAAAGCCAAGCGGGCCGAGGGTGCCGTCGATATTGTCTTGGCCGACCTCGAAATCGGTTTCGATCTCACTATCGTGGGGGGCAGGCTCAGTCATGATGTCTCCGATCTTGATTGCACGGTCTTGGCCCCGCTTGG is a window of Sulfitobacter sp. W027 DNA encoding:
- a CDS encoding nucleoside triphosphate pyrophosphatase, which translates into the protein MQFILGSGSPRRLELLAQIGVVPDAIRAPDIDETPHKAELPRPYCARMAREKVAAVPAETDDIVLCADTTVALGRRILGKPENEAEAEAFLRLMSGRRHKVVTAVAVKRGEKLWQRDVQSTVKMKPLSEPEIRRYLATGDWRGKAGGYGIQGPAGALIPWISGSFTAIVGLPLAEAANLLQAAGYPFDGGAA
- the infA gene encoding translation initiation factor IF-1; this translates as MAKEDTLEFPGVVKELLPNATFRVELENGHEIIAHTAGKMRKNRIRVLAGDKVQVEMTPYDLTKGRINYRFK
- a CDS encoding carbon-nitrogen hydrolase family protein, giving the protein MKIATAAYPLDVLTSWGQYEDKLARWVADAAVQGAELLVFPEYAAMELATLDGPEVAANLERSLFSVSEKLDEADRLHVRLAAEHNVHIVAGSGPAATDSRSVNRARLITPSGQVGMQDKQIMTRFEREEWGVIGGNALQVFETAIGKIGILICYDSEFPLLGRALADCDVICVPSVTETLAGYWRVRIGSMARALENQCITAMSSVVGAADWSDALGQSYGAGGIFCPPDRGFPPTGILGVREVNAPGWTVAEADMAQVAEVRADGIVLNRRDWQDQLGRDGTAINVALR
- a CDS encoding LysR family transcriptional regulator; translation: MLNKGITLRGIEVFEALARSGSVAQAAQATGLSQPAVSQQMRNLEAAIGAELVDHSRRPMRLTQAGQMFLRRAEQALSELRQAQSEVTVMDLAHLEALNLGVIDDFDDDLTPRLATILGDSLTGCRFRMITAGSNEMAAALRDKSLHMALSAQIDSALDAVLEYPLARDPFILVTPAEVPHAPVALLAGDTDLPFLRYAADQLIARQIEAHLTAQGHSLPARFEIGSHLALMAMVARGIGWAITTPLGYMRAVRFHAKLAAHPLPAPVPARTISLFAGAEWSGPVPRDIAQTVRQLMQTHMIAPAIAELPWLAEGFHLLEDHNRIGE
- a CDS encoding NAD-dependent deacylase, which translates into the protein MTKIVILTGAGISAESGIETFRASDGLWAQHRVEDVATPEGFARNPKLVVDFYNARRAQAAEVSPNAAHQALARLEAELNGEVVVITQNVDDLHEQGGSQKVMHMHGALKGALCAACDHRWPAPMVMAPGDACPACSASAARPDIVWFGEMPYEMDVLFDHLAEADVFAAIGTSGNVYPAAGFVAEARRAGAHTIEFNLERSAVGNQFAEHRIGPASQTVPEWVEEVLGAHR
- a CDS encoding BCCT family transporter gives rise to the protein MTEPAPHDSEIETDFEVGQDNIDGTLGPLGFDIHNPVFMVSGLTAVAFVVLTMLFPDQAGEIFLAVRDFATSKLDWLFMIIVNIFVIFCIALIFLPVAKVRLGGRDAVPEYSYPAWFAMLFAAGMGIGLLFFGVLEPVYHMNVSGPLGVPLPIAEDGSIIPENVEAARAMGLAATFYHWGLHGWAVYAIMALALALFTYNKGLPFSIRSCFYPILGDRVWGWPGHFIDILAVFATLFGLATSLGLGAQQANAGFNFAFGLEISTNVQVIIIFLVTAVALVSVWRGLDGGVKILSEVNMVVAILFFLFVLFVGPTLVGLDGFWTGLVAYSQEIIPLSNPFGRDDDAYREGWTAFYWAWWVSWAPFVGMFIARVSRGRTVREFIICVLLIPSLIIFIWMGVFGGIAIDQILTSPETSLVKANVIDSYSPELSLFGMLNELPFTKTASTIAILLALVFFVTSSDSGSLVVDTITAGGKIDAPVPQRIFWCIVEGLIAIVLLIGGGLSALQAGVTATGVPFAILMLVMCYTIYKGLRSEPR